Proteins from a genomic interval of Pseudonocardia sp. C8:
- a CDS encoding lasso peptide biosynthesis B2 protein, whose translation MLLHERTGAVRALIGAQRTAFLALDATGAQAPGTEAEALAASLSCTGFLRPVRPDDTTPPVVPVPAPGPSWGTQEAPGALHERGQLAPTWTPIAVLALATVLLVRATGRRAHAFSRLLRLVRAASRVARRPARDTQVTQVLDCVRVIGRLSPFRTACLEETVAAMLALALTGRRAGWCHGIAADPIRLHAWLSLDGCPVGEPTSTLRFTPLIQLPEPAPVPAHGHGRVARGATP comes from the coding sequence GTGCTGCTGCACGAGCGCACCGGCGCAGTGCGCGCACTCATCGGGGCACAGCGCACGGCATTCCTCGCCCTCGACGCCACCGGTGCCCAGGCACCGGGCACCGAGGCCGAGGCACTGGCCGCCAGCCTGTCGTGCACGGGGTTCCTGCGCCCGGTCAGACCGGACGACACGACACCACCGGTCGTCCCGGTTCCGGCGCCCGGGCCCAGCTGGGGCACCCAGGAAGCGCCCGGCGCGCTGCACGAACGCGGACAGCTCGCACCGACCTGGACACCCATCGCCGTACTCGCGCTGGCGACGGTGCTGCTCGTGCGCGCGACCGGTCGGCGGGCTCACGCGTTCTCACGGCTACTGCGCCTCGTCCGCGCCGCCTCCCGGGTCGCGCGCCGTCCGGCGCGCGACACCCAGGTCACGCAGGTCCTAGACTGTGTGCGCGTCATCGGGCGCCTCTCTCCGTTCCGGACAGCGTGCTTGGAGGAAACCGTCGCGGCGATGCTCGCCCTCGCCCTCACCGGGCGGCGAGCTGGGTGGTGCCACGGGATCGCCGCGGATCCGATCAGGCTGCACGCCTGGCTCAGCCTCGACGGCTGCCCCGTCGGCGAGCCCACCTCCACGCTGCGTTTCACACCACTGATCCAGCTGCCCGAACCCGCTCCCGTGCCTGCGCACGGCCACGGACGGGTGGCGAGAGGAGCCACCCCATGA
- a CDS encoding albusnodin/ikarugamycin family macrolactam cyclase — protein sequence MNIRWFGGRGAGHPTIRFPAAARALAGDVRAAWLCGDWPEPQVTTVRHAGRTVAVLGRARCEPHLLQQWARRGVPDYAITAFAGAYTVVEVTQHATVVLTDPGWVQPVYTATAADGTPLWGSSSLALAALSGADVDHTWLHEHLHPGHTDEPGATFGQRSAFAGVTAVPPETRLTITSSSITSRPLATDAGDPPARPAARLRHALQDAVAGIAEADTSGRGVAADCSGGMDSTSLAMLLAHHRPARGDTVAGDVLAVTVHPAGITAGGDLDCARAAVDYARAGLTGRTRSLEHLRCPLTDRHVPYGRMLDLVPATDEPAPSTIAIARFDAELSLLAGHSVTDLVTGDGGDTLLGPQPGYLPDLAATATLRSQTMLVRHALGWARLRRTAVWPLLARARAAARRREPGEAARTRTAMRTVARTARADAQITEQRHGISLHNPFTDPSVVNAALAVPGPLRAGPGDYKPLLRQAMTGLLPETVTTRRTKGDFTPDQYRGLRAHLEALTGLVDGALAARGLIDPARYRALLTRAAAGAPGIGFHQLNPVLAAEVWLRAIDQAPAAARWATPPDDPPSRATARSGSEAQR from the coding sequence ATGAACATTCGATGGTTCGGCGGCCGAGGCGCCGGCCACCCCACCATCCGATTCCCGGCCGCGGCTCGCGCCCTGGCCGGGGACGTCCGGGCCGCGTGGCTGTGCGGCGACTGGCCAGAACCGCAGGTCACGACCGTGCGTCATGCCGGCAGGACCGTGGCCGTGCTGGGCCGCGCCCGCTGCGAGCCGCACCTGCTGCAGCAGTGGGCTCGCCGCGGTGTTCCCGACTACGCCATCACGGCGTTCGCCGGGGCCTACACCGTCGTCGAAGTGACCCAGCACGCCACGGTGGTGCTCACCGACCCGGGCTGGGTCCAGCCCGTCTACACCGCAACCGCGGCGGACGGGACCCCGTTGTGGGGGTCGAGCTCGCTCGCACTGGCCGCCCTGAGCGGCGCCGACGTCGACCACACGTGGCTACACGAGCACCTGCACCCCGGGCACACTGACGAGCCGGGCGCCACCTTCGGGCAGCGCTCGGCGTTCGCCGGGGTCACCGCAGTGCCTCCCGAGACGAGGCTGACGATCACCTCGTCCTCGATCACGAGCCGGCCACTTGCCACAGACGCCGGCGACCCGCCGGCCCGGCCCGCTGCCCGCCTCCGGCACGCTCTGCAGGACGCGGTCGCCGGGATCGCCGAGGCCGACACGAGCGGCCGCGGGGTCGCGGCGGACTGCTCGGGCGGGATGGACTCGACATCGCTGGCCATGCTGCTCGCCCACCACCGCCCCGCTCGCGGCGACACCGTTGCCGGAGACGTTCTCGCGGTGACGGTGCACCCGGCCGGGATCACCGCCGGCGGCGATCTGGACTGCGCCCGCGCGGCCGTCGACTACGCCCGCGCGGGGCTGACCGGGCGGACCCGGTCGCTGGAGCACCTGCGCTGCCCGCTCACCGACCGGCACGTCCCGTACGGGCGAATGCTCGACCTCGTCCCGGCAACCGATGAACCAGCGCCGTCGACGATCGCGATCGCCCGCTTCGACGCCGAACTCAGCCTGCTGGCCGGACACTCGGTGACCGACCTGGTGACCGGCGACGGGGGCGACACCCTGCTCGGGCCGCAGCCCGGGTATCTGCCCGACCTCGCCGCCACAGCAACGCTGCGCTCGCAGACGATGCTGGTCCGACACGCGTTGGGCTGGGCCCGGCTGCGCCGAACGGCGGTCTGGCCGCTGCTCGCCCGGGCCCGCGCGGCCGCCCGCCGCCGCGAGCCGGGCGAGGCCGCCCGGACCCGCACGGCGATGCGGACCGTGGCCCGCACCGCACGCGCCGACGCACAGATCACCGAACAGCGCCACGGGATCAGCCTTCACAACCCGTTCACCGACCCCAGCGTGGTCAACGCCGCGCTGGCGGTACCCGGACCGCTGCGTGCGGGACCGGGCGACTACAAGCCGCTGCTGCGCCAGGCCATGACCGGCTTGCTGCCCGAGACAGTGACGACCCGGCGCACGAAGGGGGACTTCACCCCCGACCAGTACCGGGGCCTACGCGCCCACCTCGAGGCCCTCACCGGGCTCGTCGACGGCGCGCTGGCCGCCCGCGGCCTGATCGACCCCGCCCGCTACCGCGCGCTGCTCACCCGAGCCGCGGCCGGCGCCCCAGGCATCGGCTTCCACCAGCTCAACCCCGTGCTGGCCGCCGAGGTGTGGCTGCGCGCCATCGACCAAGCACCCGCGGCCGCCCGCTGGGCCACACCCCCCGACGACCCACCGTCGCGGGCCACGGCCCGTTCAGGATCGGAGGCACAACGATGA
- a CDS encoding albusnodin family lasso peptide, protein MSQHNETELVELGDAAVLTEGGGSGTSEDKRYVYA, encoded by the coding sequence ATGTCGCAGCACAACGAGACCGAGCTGGTCGAGCTGGGTGACGCCGCGGTCCTGACCGAGGGCGGCGGTTCCGGCACGTCGGAGGACAAGCGCTACGTCTACGCCTGA
- a CDS encoding helix-turn-helix domain-containing protein, with amino-acid sequence MAVVRKGARRVAVAAQYGISPRTLDRWLAASA; translated from the coding sequence GTGGCCGTCGTCCGCAAGGGCGCCCGACGCGTGGCGGTGGCCGCGCAGTACGGCATCAGCCCACGCACCCTCGACCGCTGGCTCGCTGCCAGCGCCTGA
- a CDS encoding single-stranded DNA-binding protein, producing MNEITLAGNLGKTPELVFSERTGEAVLRFSIACNDRYFDRQSGEWRDAKPVWTDVVAFGALAENAANSLAAGDAVVVIGKLADNSFTPEGADYPVRRTELRAQTIAPDLRRAPATLTRRTRREPSGSTTAPQPAG from the coding sequence ATGAACGAGATCACCCTGGCCGGAAACCTCGGCAAGACCCCCGAGCTGGTCTTCAGCGAGCGCACCGGCGAGGCGGTGCTGCGGTTCTCCATCGCCTGCAACGACCGCTACTTCGACCGCCAGAGCGGCGAGTGGCGCGACGCCAAGCCGGTCTGGACCGACGTGGTCGCCTTCGGGGCCCTGGCCGAGAACGCCGCCAACTCCCTCGCGGCCGGCGACGCCGTGGTCGTGATCGGCAAGCTCGCCGACAACTCCTTCACCCCCGAGGGGGCCGACTACCCGGTCCGGCGCACCGAGTTGCGGGCCCAGACCATCGCCCCGGACCTGCGGCGCGCGCCCGCCACGCTCACCCGCCGGACCCGTCGCGAGCCCAGCGGTTCGACCACCGCTCCCCAGCCGGCCGGCTGA
- a CDS encoding ParB/RepB/Spo0J family partition protein gives MTAEPTPALESAVADAAAFGRLALVDPGTLELEGNTRLDANLDAHFCASIRDRGVREPITVRRRASDGTLVVRKGQRRTLAAVRVGLTQVPVIIAPEPAPEHGDTADTDSDDYRAAQAERIVDQLVENQHRRSITDAEEVAAHQQLLGLNFKPSDIAKVVRTKADRVRQTTQAAQSQRAVAIGSRYELDLMQMSVIAEFEDDDEAVKLLTTVAVREPERFRHFTQRLRDDRAEKQVHAAAVAELTAAGVTVIDRDDHRHADATELYRLRPNPEAPEDTALEEETHRSCPGHAAAVITVRPYGQDHQARVHWLCLDPTAHGHAPLRDSMRLPAGGGSDVAGESEEERAARAAAEKEAQRAERRRVIENNKAWASAETVRREWLAELLAKKAAPKGAAIYVAAELGQGAHPLRKAMESGNALACQLLGLDTPHGGGYYSGRVNPLAAAARSTSAARATLLSLAMVLGAFEASTHRGNWRNADPATQRYLAQLHEWGYPLSEVEQLALDPAADHTSPDVDSNVDSNVDSDGGAGGDDEAGTTDPVDEDDAADDESDPADPDTDTGADESD, from the coding sequence ATGACCGCAGAACCGACCCCTGCCCTCGAATCGGCCGTGGCGGACGCGGCGGCGTTCGGCCGGCTGGCCCTGGTCGATCCGGGCACGCTCGAGCTGGAGGGCAACACTCGCCTCGACGCGAACCTCGACGCGCATTTCTGCGCCTCGATCCGCGACCGCGGCGTACGGGAACCGATCACCGTTCGCCGCCGCGCCAGCGACGGGACGCTGGTGGTCCGCAAGGGTCAGCGCCGCACCCTGGCCGCAGTCCGGGTCGGCCTGACCCAGGTGCCGGTGATCATTGCCCCCGAACCGGCCCCCGAACACGGCGACACGGCCGACACCGACAGCGACGATTACCGGGCAGCGCAGGCCGAGCGGATCGTCGACCAGCTCGTCGAGAACCAGCACCGCCGCAGCATCACCGACGCCGAGGAAGTCGCGGCACACCAGCAGCTGCTCGGGCTCAACTTCAAGCCCTCCGACATCGCCAAGGTCGTCCGCACCAAGGCCGACCGGGTCCGCCAGACCACCCAGGCCGCCCAGAGCCAGCGGGCGGTCGCGATCGGGTCCCGCTACGAGCTGGACCTGATGCAGATGTCGGTGATCGCCGAGTTCGAGGACGACGACGAGGCGGTCAAGCTGCTCACCACCGTCGCGGTGCGCGAGCCGGAGCGGTTCCGCCACTTCACCCAGCGGCTGCGCGACGACCGCGCCGAGAAGCAGGTGCACGCGGCTGCGGTCGCAGAGCTGACCGCGGCCGGCGTGACCGTCATCGACCGCGACGACCACCGCCACGCCGACGCGACCGAGCTCTACCGGCTGCGGCCCAACCCTGAGGCCCCCGAAGACACCGCGCTTGAGGAGGAGACCCACCGCAGCTGCCCCGGCCACGCCGCCGCAGTGATCACCGTCCGCCCCTACGGCCAAGACCACCAGGCCCGGGTCCACTGGCTGTGCCTGGACCCGACCGCCCACGGACACGCCCCCCTCCGCGACAGCATGCGCCTCCCCGCTGGTGGCGGCAGTGACGTTGCGGGTGAGAGCGAGGAGGAGCGAGCCGCCCGGGCGGCCGCGGAGAAGGAGGCCCAGCGCGCCGAACGCCGTCGGGTGATCGAGAACAACAAGGCGTGGGCCTCCGCGGAGACCGTGCGCCGCGAGTGGCTGGCCGAGCTGCTGGCCAAGAAGGCGGCGCCGAAGGGCGCGGCGATCTATGTCGCCGCCGAGCTCGGCCAAGGCGCCCACCCCCTGCGCAAGGCGATGGAGTCGGGCAACGCGCTGGCCTGCCAGCTGCTCGGGCTCGACACCCCGCACGGGGGTGGCTACTACAGCGGTCGGGTCAACCCGCTCGCCGCGGCCGCCCGCTCGACCAGCGCGGCCCGGGCGACGCTGCTGTCGCTGGCCATGGTGCTGGGCGCCTTCGAGGCCAGCACCCACCGGGGCAACTGGCGCAACGCCGACCCGGCCACGCAGCGCTACCTCGCCCAGCTGCACGAGTGGGGCTACCCGCTGTCCGAGGTCGAACAGCTCGCCCTCGACCCCGCCGCCGACCACACCTCCCCGGACGTCGACTCCAACGTCGACTCCAACGTCGACTCCGACGGCGGCGCCGGCGGGGACGACGAGGCCGGTACCACCGACCCAGTCGACGAGGACGACGCAGCCGACGACGAGTCGGACCCGGCGGACCCCGACACCGACACCGGCGCCGACGAGTCCGACTGA